A window of Auraticoccus monumenti contains these coding sequences:
- the glgP gene encoding alpha-glucan family phosphorylase: MRALRRINVHPVLSGALRPLGQLARNLRWAWHAETQELFRAVDPQLWESTGRDPLGLLAQVDPARLQVLAEDRRFVRAVAQREADLNEYLSADLWFQRHAAENPDAPSAIGYFSAEFGVSEVLPQYSGGLGILAGDHLKAASDLGVPIIGVGLLYRHGYFRQSLNAEGWQQERYPLLDPNAMPLTLLTEDGVPVTIEVPLHGRTLHAQIWVAQVGRIPLLMMDSDLEVNAEADRAVTDRLYGGGADHRLAQEVLLGIGGVRALRAWCRISGQAEPEVYHCNEGHAGFLGLERIREQMAAGRDFDTAVELTRAGNVFTTHTPVPAGIDRFDTAMVQHQFADFAPLPLERVLALGAEDYAGGDPSRFNMAVMGFRLGQRANGVSELHGEVSREMFSPLWPGFDDAEVPIGSITNGVHHLTWVHPALLRLLELPAGEEEMGVDGYDWDALERVEADTIWSMKRRMRADLVTMARERLAVSATQRGMAGHTDWISRALDPGVLTLGFARRGASYKRLTLMLRDPERLIRLLNHPTTPIQIVVAGKAHPADDTGKALIQQMVRFADREDVRERLVFLPDYDIAMARPLYPGCDVWMNNPLRPFEACGTSGMKAALNGAANLSIRDGWWDEWSDPRCGWDIPSAEDVTDPDQRDAIEAETLYSIIENQIVPRFYDRDVSGVPQGWVRLIRDTISVLGPKVLASRMVRDYVTELYDPAAASARSLGAGDASVELATWKRGVRGAWPQVKVLHAESLTGESVQVGSTLAFVALVQLGDLGPDDVEVQLITGDLHGDDELHGVASSPFSSVSDAGDGTWRYQVELQAVRTGARGYTVRVVPRHDRLAVAAELGLAALPG, encoded by the coding sequence GTGCGCGCACTCCGACGAATCAACGTCCACCCCGTCCTGTCCGGGGCCCTGCGCCCGCTGGGGCAGCTGGCCAGGAACCTCCGGTGGGCCTGGCACGCCGAGACCCAGGAGCTGTTCCGGGCCGTGGACCCGCAGCTGTGGGAGTCCACCGGCCGCGACCCGCTGGGTCTGCTGGCCCAGGTCGACCCGGCCCGGCTGCAGGTGCTGGCCGAGGACCGTCGCTTCGTCCGGGCGGTGGCCCAGCGCGAGGCCGACCTGAACGAGTACCTCTCCGCCGACCTGTGGTTCCAGCGGCACGCCGCGGAGAACCCGGACGCGCCGTCGGCGATCGGCTACTTCTCCGCCGAGTTCGGCGTCTCGGAGGTGCTCCCGCAGTACTCCGGCGGGCTCGGGATCCTCGCCGGTGACCACCTCAAGGCCGCCAGCGACCTCGGGGTGCCGATCATCGGGGTCGGGCTGCTCTACCGCCACGGCTACTTCCGGCAGTCCCTCAACGCCGAGGGGTGGCAGCAGGAGCGCTACCCGCTGCTGGACCCCAACGCGATGCCGCTGACCCTCCTGACCGAGGACGGGGTCCCGGTCACCATCGAGGTGCCGCTGCACGGGCGCACCCTGCACGCCCAGATCTGGGTCGCCCAGGTCGGACGGATCCCGCTGCTGATGATGGACTCCGACCTCGAGGTCAACGCCGAGGCCGACCGTGCCGTGACCGACCGGCTCTACGGCGGCGGGGCGGACCACCGGCTCGCCCAGGAGGTGCTGCTCGGCATCGGCGGTGTCCGCGCCCTGCGTGCCTGGTGCCGGATCAGCGGGCAGGCCGAGCCCGAGGTCTACCACTGCAACGAGGGCCACGCCGGCTTCCTCGGGCTGGAGCGGATCCGGGAGCAGATGGCGGCCGGGCGCGACTTCGACACCGCCGTGGAGCTGACCCGGGCGGGCAACGTCTTCACCACCCACACCCCCGTGCCGGCGGGCATCGACCGCTTCGACACGGCGATGGTCCAGCACCAGTTCGCCGACTTCGCGCCGCTGCCGCTGGAGCGCGTCCTGGCGCTGGGGGCGGAGGACTACGCCGGTGGCGACCCCTCGCGGTTCAACATGGCCGTGATGGGCTTCCGGCTCGGCCAGCGCGCCAACGGCGTCTCCGAGCTGCACGGCGAGGTGTCGCGGGAGATGTTCTCGCCGCTGTGGCCGGGCTTCGACGACGCCGAGGTCCCGATCGGCTCCATCACCAACGGCGTGCACCACCTGACCTGGGTGCACCCGGCGCTGCTGCGGCTGCTGGAGCTGCCGGCCGGTGAGGAGGAGATGGGGGTCGACGGCTACGACTGGGACGCCCTGGAGAGGGTCGAGGCCGACACCATCTGGTCGATGAAGCGACGGATGAGGGCGGACCTGGTCACCATGGCCCGCGAGCGGCTGGCCGTCAGCGCCACCCAGCGCGGGATGGCCGGCCACACCGACTGGATCTCCAGGGCCCTCGACCCCGGGGTGCTCACCCTGGGCTTCGCCCGGCGCGGGGCCTCCTACAAGCGGCTGACGCTGATGCTGCGCGACCCCGAGCGGCTGATCCGCCTGCTCAACCACCCGACCACCCCGATCCAGATCGTGGTGGCCGGCAAGGCCCACCCGGCCGACGACACCGGCAAGGCGCTGATCCAGCAGATGGTGCGCTTCGCCGACCGCGAGGACGTCCGGGAGCGGCTGGTCTTCCTGCCCGACTACGACATCGCCATGGCCCGCCCGCTCTACCCGGGCTGCGACGTGTGGATGAACAACCCGCTGCGTCCCTTCGAGGCCTGCGGCACCTCGGGCATGAAGGCCGCGCTGAACGGGGCGGCCAACCTGTCGATCCGCGACGGGTGGTGGGACGAGTGGTCCGACCCGCGCTGCGGCTGGGACATCCCGTCCGCCGAGGACGTCACCGACCCCGACCAGCGCGACGCGATCGAGGCCGAGACGCTCTACTCGATCATCGAGAACCAGATCGTCCCCCGCTTCTACGACCGCGACGTCTCCGGGGTCCCGCAGGGCTGGGTGCGGCTGATCCGCGACACCATCTCGGTGCTCGGGCCCAAGGTGCTGGCCTCGCGGATGGTGCGCGACTACGTCACCGAGCTCTACGACCCGGCGGCGGCCTCCGCGCGCTCCCTGGGCGCGGGCGACGCCTCGGTGGAGCTGGCGACCTGGAAGCGCGGGGTCCGTGGGGCGTGGCCGCAGGTGAAGGTGCTGCACGCGGAGAGCCTGACCGGGGAGAGCGTGCAGGTCGGCAGCACGCTGGCCTTCGTGGCCCTGGTGCAGCTGGGCGACCTGGGCCCCGACGACGTCGAGGTCCAGCTGATCACCGGCGACCTGCACGGCGACGACGAGCTCCACGGCGTGGCCAGCTCGCCCTTCAGCTCGGTCTCCGACGCCGGCGACGGCACCTGGCGCTACCAGGTGGAGCTGCAGGCCGTCCGCACCGGTGCCCGCGGCTACACCGTCCGGGTGGTGCCGCGGCACGACCGGCTGGCCGTCGCCGCCGAGCTGGGTCTGGCCGCGCTGCCCGGCTGA
- a CDS encoding alpha-1,4-glucan--maltose-1-phosphate maltosyltransferase, whose amino-acid sequence MSTTPSAQPTPPAARASDRVPAAPAAPAAQPPRPSLGVPVGRIPVVQVSPVVEGGAYPAKASVGERLPIRAKVFREGHDAVNASVVLTDPEGVERRVAMTALLPAGLDDWEASVVLDQEGPWTFRVEGWSDPWETWVHHAEAKLPLGIDVALVCLEGQQVVSAAAEAAAASGHNGDAALLRGTATALTPDSPPEELMEIGLSRSVRRAMAQHGPRELVSPTPDYPLFCDRQRALFSSWYEFFPRSQGAYWDDETQRWVSGTFDSSHERLEAAAAMGFDIVYLPPIHPIGRNFRKGPNNTLTPGPDDPGSPWAIGAAEGGHDAIHPDLGDFESFDRFVAKATELGLQVALDLALQASPDHPWVRDHPEWFSLRPDGTIAYAENPPKKYQDIYPVNFDRDPEGIYAEVLRLVRFWMERGIRVFRVDNPHTKPVSFWAWLLAEVRRTDPDVIFLAEAFTKPEMMRTLGKVGYQQSYTYFTWRNEKWELEEYLTEVSRETAHVMRPNFFVNTPDINPTFLQSGQPSAFTIRAVLAATMSPTWGVYSGFELCEHVPLRVGGEEYMDSEKFQYRPRDYDAPGNLNLLLGRLNAIRREHPALQQLRDTHLHHAPHAEVLAFSKSAGDDHVLVVCSLNQHEVRESEVYLDLAAMGLPEDAVLEVRDELTGQVFTWGARNFVSLSPASPAHLLSVRSVNGRPLHRAPGTDAGTP is encoded by the coding sequence GTGAGCACCACGCCCAGCGCCCAGCCCACCCCGCCCGCCGCGCGCGCCTCCGACCGCGTCCCCGCGGCCCCGGCCGCCCCCGCGGCCCAGCCCCCGCGCCCCTCCCTGGGGGTGCCCGTCGGCCGCATCCCCGTCGTCCAGGTGAGCCCCGTCGTCGAGGGGGGCGCCTACCCGGCCAAGGCCTCGGTCGGCGAGCGGCTCCCGATCCGCGCCAAGGTCTTCCGCGAGGGCCACGACGCCGTCAACGCCTCGGTGGTCCTGACCGACCCCGAGGGCGTCGAGCGCCGGGTCGCCATGACCGCGCTCCTGCCCGCGGGTCTGGACGACTGGGAGGCCTCCGTGGTCCTGGACCAGGAGGGTCCCTGGACCTTCCGGGTCGAGGGCTGGTCCGACCCCTGGGAGACCTGGGTGCACCACGCGGAGGCCAAGCTCCCGCTGGGCATCGACGTCGCCCTGGTCTGCCTGGAGGGCCAGCAGGTCGTCTCCGCCGCCGCGGAGGCCGCCGCCGCGAGCGGACACAACGGCGATGCCGCGCTGCTCCGCGGAACCGCGACGGCCCTCACCCCCGACAGCCCGCCCGAGGAGCTGATGGAGATCGGGCTCAGCCGCAGCGTCCGCCGGGCGATGGCCCAGCACGGGCCGCGCGAGCTGGTCTCCCCCACCCCGGACTACCCGCTGTTCTGCGACCGCCAGCGGGCCCTGTTCTCCTCCTGGTACGAGTTCTTCCCCCGCTCCCAGGGCGCCTACTGGGACGACGAGACCCAGCGCTGGGTGTCAGGCACCTTCGACTCCTCCCACGAGCGGCTCGAGGCCGCGGCGGCGATGGGCTTCGACATCGTCTACCTGCCACCGATCCACCCGATCGGCCGCAACTTCCGGAAGGGCCCGAACAACACCCTGACCCCCGGCCCGGACGACCCCGGGTCGCCGTGGGCGATCGGTGCCGCCGAGGGCGGGCACGACGCCATCCACCCCGACCTGGGTGACTTCGAGTCCTTCGACCGCTTCGTCGCGAAGGCCACCGAGCTGGGTCTCCAGGTGGCCCTGGACCTGGCGCTGCAGGCCTCGCCGGACCACCCCTGGGTGCGGGACCACCCCGAGTGGTTCTCGCTGCGCCCCGACGGCACCATCGCCTACGCGGAGAACCCGCCCAAGAAGTACCAGGACATCTACCCGGTCAACTTCGACCGGGACCCCGAGGGCATCTACGCCGAGGTGCTGCGCCTGGTCCGGTTCTGGATGGAGCGCGGCATCCGCGTCTTCCGGGTCGACAACCCCCACACCAAGCCGGTCAGCTTCTGGGCCTGGCTGCTGGCCGAGGTCCGTCGCACCGACCCCGACGTGATCTTCCTGGCCGAGGCCTTCACCAAGCCCGAGATGATGCGCACCCTGGGCAAGGTGGGCTACCAGCAGTCCTACACCTACTTCACCTGGCGCAACGAGAAGTGGGAGCTGGAGGAGTACCTGACCGAGGTCAGCCGCGAGACCGCGCACGTCATGCGGCCCAACTTCTTCGTCAACACCCCCGACATCAACCCGACCTTCCTGCAGAGCGGCCAACCCAGCGCCTTCACGATCCGCGCCGTGCTGGCCGCGACGATGTCGCCCACCTGGGGCGTCTACTCCGGCTTCGAGCTCTGCGAGCACGTCCCGCTGCGGGTGGGCGGTGAGGAGTACATGGACTCGGAGAAGTTCCAGTACCGCCCCCGCGACTACGACGCCCCGGGCAACCTCAACCTGCTGCTGGGGCGGCTCAACGCCATCCGCCGGGAGCACCCGGCCCTGCAGCAGCTGCGCGACACCCACCTGCACCACGCCCCGCACGCGGAGGTGCTCGCCTTCTCCAAGAGCGCCGGGGACGACCACGTGCTGGTGGTCTGCAGCCTCAACCAGCACGAGGTCCGCGAGAGCGAGGTGTACCTCGACCTGGCCGCCATGGGGCTCCCCGAGGACGCCGTGCTGGAGGTCCGCGACGAGCTGACCGGGCAGGTCTTCACCTGGGGGGCGCGCAACTTCGTCTCCCTCAGCCCCGCCTCGCCGGCCCACCTGCTCAGCGTGCGCTCGGTGAACGGGCGGCCGCTGCACCGGGCCCCCGGGACCGACGCGGGGACGCCGTGA
- a CDS encoding maltokinase N-terminal cap-like domain-containing protein — protein sequence MSADLLDHISRARWFGGKGRGAELRRVDPLPWLTPPGSWPAVRAEIAEVGYDDDTVEQYQLLLSYRPLGDGSAETSRLGEDDLPQLGRVHRHDATRDPEAMAAVLRAVVEEREVSADGAVVRCRTVAPHPLDAALAPRLFGGEQSNSSVMYGEVAMLKAFRRLEPGRNLDIEVHRALAGDPRARAARLHGWIEAEWTTGSRRHDADLAMVVEQLHDARDGWDLALASCSEDTDFTAEATALGVALRGVHEALAEHFPTGELAGDALAQTMARRLHTAQREAPELAAMSGELRSVFDRVRPLAPATQRVHGDFHLGQTLLTSDGWKIIDFEGEPMKTMDERREPDSPWRDVAGLLRSFDYAAGSAAAAAAASAELAGDAAAAARSAHAWAAACTGAFLAGYTGGTALAGGETSLLAAYVADKAVYEVVYEVRNRPAWVGIPLRALERLVDTDEERGDTAPEHHAPENREDR from the coding sequence GTGAGCGCGGACCTGCTGGACCACATCAGCCGGGCCCGCTGGTTCGGCGGGAAGGGTCGCGGGGCCGAGCTCCGCCGGGTCGACCCGCTGCCGTGGCTCACCCCGCCGGGGAGCTGGCCGGCGGTGCGCGCCGAGATCGCCGAGGTCGGCTACGACGACGACACCGTGGAGCAGTACCAGCTGCTGCTGTCCTACCGCCCCCTCGGCGACGGCTCGGCCGAGACGTCCCGGCTGGGTGAGGACGACCTCCCCCAGCTCGGTCGGGTGCACCGCCACGACGCCACCCGAGACCCCGAGGCCATGGCCGCGGTGCTCCGTGCGGTCGTCGAGGAGCGCGAGGTGTCCGCCGACGGCGCGGTCGTCCGCTGCCGCACGGTCGCCCCGCACCCGCTCGACGCCGCCCTGGCTCCGCGCCTGTTCGGCGGGGAGCAGTCCAACTCCTCGGTGATGTACGGCGAGGTGGCCATGCTCAAGGCGTTCCGCCGGCTGGAGCCGGGGCGCAACCTCGACATCGAGGTGCACCGGGCGCTGGCCGGGGACCCCCGGGCCCGGGCGGCGCGGCTGCACGGCTGGATCGAGGCGGAGTGGACCACCGGGTCCCGCCGTCACGACGCGGACCTGGCCATGGTCGTGGAGCAGCTGCACGACGCCCGCGACGGCTGGGACCTGGCGCTGGCCTCCTGCAGCGAGGACACCGACTTCACCGCCGAGGCCACCGCCCTGGGCGTCGCCCTGCGGGGCGTGCACGAGGCCCTGGCCGAGCACTTCCCCACCGGTGAGCTGGCCGGGGACGCACTGGCCCAGACGATGGCCAGGCGGCTGCACACCGCCCAGCGCGAGGCCCCCGAGCTCGCCGCGATGTCCGGTGAGCTCCGGTCGGTCTTCGACCGGGTCCGCCCCCTCGCACCCGCCACCCAGCGGGTGCACGGGGACTTCCACCTGGGGCAGACGCTGCTGACCAGCGACGGCTGGAAGATCATCGACTTCGAGGGCGAGCCGATGAAGACGATGGACGAGCGCCGGGAGCCGGACTCGCCCTGGCGCGACGTCGCCGGGCTGCTGCGCTCCTTCGACTACGCCGCGGGCAGCGCCGCCGCAGCCGCCGCGGCCTCGGCCGAGCTGGCCGGGGACGCGGCCGCGGCCGCGCGCTCCGCGCACGCCTGGGCCGCGGCCTGCACCGGGGCCTTCCTGGCCGGCTACACCGGTGGCACGGCCCTGGCCGGTGGGGAGACCTCGCTGCTGGCCGCCTACGTGGCCGACAAGGCGGTCTACGAGGTGGTCTACGAGGTCCGCAACCGCCCGGCCTGGGTAGGCATCCCGTTGCGGGCGCTGGAGCGCCTCGTCGACACCGACGAGGAGCGCGGCGACACCGCCCCCGAGCACCACGCACCCGAGAACCGAGAGGACCGTTGA
- a CDS encoding AGE family epimerase/isomerase, with protein MTTSSYDGSHTAVTRRALLAAGGAAALLAGPAQLLPASSQPRRGLVRDGVGFLQTMTTAYPLPAGSPRLPQSYADESGLFSTAFVYDCALSVCALLAAGDDETAATIGDGLRFAQENDPDFDDGRLRQAYNVGPYVFYDGTPQPDGLRRADGRANVGYQFGFLGTAVGDMAWPGIALLQLHRVLGRADHLAGAVRIAEWILERAVNPGSLGGFRFGVDAADRTVPNVSTEHNIDCVALFTQLAAADPAGRSRWVAAAQRARGLVESMWEPDGGFFYTGSNDGDSINRSPLPLDPQTWGWLALRDRRFASALDWAGDALAVTDTADSPGSQLPDGVSISGVTFSSASLTSTAVYNGAQVNPDAVWLEGTAQQVVALRDRRFPRDAAVAARLVRELRRAQAQLGGGQRVGGAVIEPRGLVAASSPLDSGFGFGYFPNQHTGATAWAVMAELAVNPMQRDGLS; from the coding sequence ATGACCACCTCTTCCTACGACGGCTCCCACACCGCAGTGACCCGTCGCGCCCTGCTCGCCGCCGGCGGTGCCGCCGCCCTCCTCGCCGGCCCGGCGCAGCTGCTGCCGGCGTCGTCGCAGCCACGCCGTGGCCTGGTCCGCGACGGCGTCGGCTTCCTGCAGACCATGACGACGGCCTACCCCCTCCCGGCCGGGTCCCCGAGGCTCCCGCAGTCCTACGCCGACGAGTCCGGCCTGTTCTCCACCGCCTTCGTCTACGACTGCGCCCTGTCGGTCTGCGCGCTGCTCGCCGCCGGTGACGACGAGACCGCCGCCACGATCGGTGACGGGCTGCGCTTCGCCCAGGAGAACGACCCCGACTTCGACGACGGGCGGCTGCGACAGGCCTACAACGTCGGTCCCTACGTGTTCTACGACGGCACCCCCCAGCCCGACGGTCTGCGTCGGGCCGACGGGCGCGCCAACGTCGGATACCAGTTCGGGTTCCTCGGCACGGCGGTGGGCGACATGGCCTGGCCCGGCATCGCGCTGCTGCAGCTGCACCGGGTCCTCGGCCGGGCCGACCACCTCGCCGGGGCGGTCCGGATCGCGGAGTGGATCCTCGAGCGGGCCGTCAACCCGGGGTCCCTCGGGGGTTTCCGGTTCGGCGTGGACGCGGCCGACCGGACCGTCCCCAACGTCTCCACCGAGCACAACATCGACTGCGTCGCCCTCTTCACCCAGCTGGCCGCCGCCGACCCTGCGGGGCGCTCGCGGTGGGTCGCCGCCGCGCAGCGGGCCCGGGGCCTGGTGGAGTCGATGTGGGAGCCGGACGGCGGCTTCTTCTACACCGGCTCGAACGACGGGGACAGCATCAACCGCTCCCCGCTGCCGCTGGACCCCCAGACCTGGGGGTGGCTGGCCCTGCGCGACCGCCGCTTCGCCTCGGCGCTGGACTGGGCCGGGGACGCCCTCGCCGTGACCGACACGGCGGACTCCCCGGGCTCGCAGCTGCCCGACGGGGTGTCGATCAGCGGCGTGACCTTCTCCAGCGCGAGCCTGACGTCCACCGCCGTGTACAACGGCGCGCAGGTGAACCCGGACGCCGTCTGGCTCGAGGGCACCGCCCAGCAGGTCGTCGCGCTGCGCGACCGGAGGTTCCCGCGTGACGCCGCGGTGGCTGCCCGGCTGGTCCGTGAGCTGCGCCGGGCGCAGGCCCAGCTCGGCGGTGGTCAGCGGGTCGGGGGTGCCGTGATCGAGCCCCGCGGCCTGGTCGCGGCCAGCAGCCCGCTGGACAGCGGTTTCGGCTTCGGCTACTTCCCCAACCAGCACACCGGCGCCACCGCGTGGGCGGTGATGGCCGAGCTGGCGGTCAACCCGATGCAGCGCGACGGGCTCAGCTGA